The following coding sequences are from one Silene latifolia isolate original U9 population unplaced genomic scaffold, ASM4854445v1 scaffold_333, whole genome shotgun sequence window:
- the LOC141639314 gene encoding uncharacterized protein LOC141639314 → MEHFQDCVSICCMEDIVATGALFTWSNKQAPRERVYSRLDRAMGNLEWFEQFGDSVAHFHPEGLFDHCPCTGTKMFGIVKRLKALKPILKALNRECFSDIENNTNIASLALENIQKALIDSPSDADLLQQELDLAHDLKELITARDSFLMQKAKVQWSLDGDLNTSYFHHSIKKRVMMNKVFQIEDKDGRLCTNGTAIQSAFLDYYQELLGSHKSTDVVNSTMVRNGVCCTESHWALLNRPVTADEVKKSLFSIPSNKSPGPDGLLTQINSTVITLIPKTGRPTSVKHYRPISCCNVIYKVISKLLCSRLALILPDLICKTQGAFVKGRSILENILICQDLIRQYNRGKASPRCLFKLDLQKAYDSIEWAFVDQMLEALLFPEKFRRMIMTCISTPTYTLNLNGAQFGFFDGRRGLRQGDPISPLIFCICMEYLSRLMEFATRKWYFRYHPMCKSLRLTHLLFADDLLMFSKGDVQSIMLILRVLATFSGSSGLKVNAAKSEVVFNGVSEVLKQDIAQVSGFQEGTLPFKYLGIPIQPGRLTKADCNVLLEKIVSRIRGIGARKLSYAGRLVLINSIITGHLWWHGIMFVKVKKEGGLGIKDAGVWNIASVGKLVNWIYTKADRLWVLWIDHVYMKGADWTDYHPPPDSNWNWRNICRVKDLLVGGYQDSCWTGSTGTYTISAGYHWLQEPHPPVLWHQDVWDPWVLPKHAFVGWLIYRAALNTRSKMFKLGLSVTASCVLCEMREETHDHLFWECAYSSQVLAGLEHWFQLKLTTPSSSMSKLQRRICRVVKMAAWYTLWMQRNNARLELTLCRPEKLVQQIQNLVHGRIVGKLNDFVMPRDCNWLSKINIRCLYCT, encoded by the exons ATGGAGCATTTTCAAGACTGTGTTTCTATCTGTTGTATGGAGGATATTGTAGCTACTGGTGCTCTCTTTACATGGTCAAACAAACAAGCTCCTCGGGAGAGAGTTTATAGTAGGCTTGACCGTGCTATGGGGAATCTAGAATGGTTTGAACAATTTGGGGACAGTGTGGCTCATTTTCATCCTGAGGGCCTCTTTGATCACTGTCCTTGTACA GGGACTAAGATGTTTGGGATTGTCAAGAGACTTAAAGCTTTGAAACCTATTCTTAAGGCTCTCAACAGAGAATGTTTCTCTGATATAGAGAACAATACTAATATAGCTAGTCTTGCCCTGGAGAATATTCAGAAAGCACTTATTGATAGCCCTAGTGATGCTGATCTACTGCAGCAGGAACTGGACTTGGCTCATGATCTTAAGGAACTTATAACTGCCAGAGATAGTTTTCTGATGCAAAAGGCTAAGGTGCAATGGTCCCTGGATGGAGACCTAAATACCTCTTATTTCCATCATTCTATCAAGAAGAGAGTGATGATGAACAAGGTCTTCCAGATAGAGGATAAGGATGGTAGACTGTGTACTAATGGGACTGCTATACAATCAGCTTTCTTGGATTATTACCAGGAACTGTTGGGTTCTCATAAATCTACTGATGTTGTGAACTCTACTATGGTCAGGAATGGTGTGTGTTGTACTGAGTCACATTGGGCTTTACTAAATAGACCTGTCACAGCTGATGAAGTTAAGAAGAGTCTTTTTAGTATCCCCTCAAACAAGTCACCTGGTCCTGATGG GTTGCTTACTCAAATAAATTCTACTGTCATTACACTTATCCCTAAGACTGGCAGGCCTACTAGTGTCAAGCATTACAGACCTATCTCCTGCtgtaatgtgatttataaagtcaTTTCAAAGTTACTTTGTTCTAGGCTGGCCCTCATTCTCCCTGATTTGATTTGCAAGACTCAGGGTGCTTTTGTTAAAGGGAGgagcattttggagaatattttgatttGCCAAGATCTCATTAGGCAATATAATAGAGGAAAAGCCTCTCCAAGATGTCTGTTCAAGCTTGACCTTCAAAAAGCCTATGATTCCATTGAATGGGCTTTTGTAGACCAGATGTTAGAGGCTCTTCTCTTCCCTGAAAAATTTAGAAGAATGATTATGACTTGTATTTCTACTCCAACTTATACCCTTAACCTGAATGGTGCTCAGTTTGGATTCTTTGATGGAAGGAGGGGGCTTAGGCAAGGGGACCCTATTTCTCCTCTTATTTTCTGCATTTGTATGGAATATCTATCTAGACTTATGGAGTTTGCTACTAGAAAATGGTATTTCAGGTATCATCCTATGTGTAAGAGCTTGAGATTGACTCATTTACTCTTTGCTGATGATCTTCTTATGTTCAGTAAAGGGGATGTGCAATCCATTATGCTTATTCTTAGAGTCTTGGCTACTTTTTCTGGTTCTTCTGGGCTCAAGGTAAATGCTGCTAAATCAGAGGTGGTTTTCAATGGAGTATCTGAAGTCCTGAAGCAGGATATTGCTCAGGTTTCTGGTTTCCAAGAAGGTACACTTCCTTTTAAATACCTTGGGATTCCTATTCAACCTGGTAGATTAACCAAGGCTGATTGTAATGTGCTTTTGGAGAAGATTGTGTCAAGGATTAGAGGTATAGGGGCTAGGAAGCTAAGCTATGCTGGTAGACTAGTCCTTATAAACTCT ATTATAACAGGGCACCTTTGGTGGCATGGCATAATGTTTGTTAAAGTAAAAAAAGAAGGTGGTCTGGGTATTAAAGATGCTGGGGTGTGGAATATAGCTAGTGTGGGAAAGCTAGTGAATTGGATTTATACAAAGGCTGACAGGTTATGGGttctttggattgatcatgtctATATGAAAGGTGCTGATTGGACTGATTATCATCCTCCTCCTGACTCCAATTGGAACTGGAGGAATATTTGCAGGGTAAAAGATCTTTTAGTAGGTGGATATCAAGATAGTTGTTGGACTGGTTCAACTGGTACATACACTATCAGTGCTGGATACCATTGGTTACAGGAACCACACCCTCCTGTCCTTTGGCATCAGGATGTTTGGGATCCCTGGGTTCTTCCTAAACATGCTTTTGTTGGTTGGTTGATTTATAGGGCAGCCTTGAACACTAGATCTAAGATGTTTAAGCTGGGCCTAAGTGTTACTGCTAGCTGTGTTCTGTGTGAGATGAGGGAAGAGACACACGATCATCTTTTCTGGGAATGTGCCTACTCCTCACAGGTGCTTGCAGGTTTGGAACATTGGTTTCAGCTGAAGCTTACTACTCCTTCTAGCTCTATGTCTAAGCTGCAAAGAAGAATTTGTAGGGTAGTCAAGATGGCTGCCTGGTATACTCTTTGGATGCAAAGGAACAATGCTCGGTTAGAGCTTACTCTTTGCAGGCCTGAGAAGTTGGTTCAACAAATTCAGAATCTGGTGCATGGCCGAATTGTAGGAAAGTTGAATGATTTTGTCATGCCAAGGGATTGTAATTGGCTAAGTAAGATTAATATTCGATGTCTTTATTGTACTTAG